A region of the Micromonospora sediminicola genome:
GCGCCGGCCCGCTCCCGGCCGGCGGCCACGCCGAGCGCCAGCCGGGCGGTCGCGGCGACCTTGTGCACACGCTGGAGCACCAGCAGGTCCGTCGCCCGGTCGGTGTGCGTCGGGTCGGCGCCGTAGGCGGCGGCCACGTGCAGCACCAGCCGGGCCTGGGTCCAGGCCAGCACGCCGACGTCGATGACGGCGCCGGGCAGCCCGGCGGCGCCGGAGACCGCGCCGGAGAGCCGGGCGTGGTTGACGAACCGGCGGACCGCCTGGTCGGCCAGGTGCTCGGCCGGCACGTCCGGCCGCAGCGCCCGCTCCCGGGCGGCCCACTGCGCGGCCTCCGGGCCGAGCCGGCGCACCGCCTCCAGGGCCAGGTGCTCCGGCGCGTACTGCGGGTCCTCGCGCATCCGGTCCCAGAGCGGGGCCGGGGGCGCCTCGGGCGCGTCCACGGGCGGGCCTGGGGCGGCGTTGTGCTGCCCGTCGACGGGGGCGGGGTCGGTCACGGGGGGCTCCGAGGCTCGTCGGGCGGGGGTGGGCGGGTCAGCGCCGGCGCGTCGACGACAGCCGGGTGGCGATCTGCCGCAGCCGGGCCTGGTTCTCCGGCTTGGCCATCTCACGCCGGCCGCGGTCGACCAGCTGCTGGCCGCGCGGCGACCGCAGGAAGGCGGTGATCCGTTGCATCAGCGACATGACGTCCTCCTGTCCGCGGTCCCCATCATGTGTACCTGGAACCGGCAAGTCCCTGATACCCGGACCGGCCGTCCGGCAACCGTCCACACCGGTCAGCCCAGGATCTCCGCCACCACCTCGCCGGCCCGCCACTCGTGCTGCGCGTACGCGTCGGGGAACGCGGAGATCTGGACCGCCTGGGCGGCGACCGAGAGCGGCAGGTCCTGCCAGCCCGGGATCTCCTCCAGGGCGGAGAGGAACGCCTTGGTCGCGTACTCGGGGTCCATCAGCTCGGCGACGGTGCCCCAGCCGCTGCTCGGCCGCTGCTGGAACAGCCCGACCGAGTCGTGGTCCCAGCCGATGGCCTGGTGCGGGTACTCCTGCGACTCGGGCAGCACACCGCTGGCGTAGTTCAGCAGGGTGCTCTCCTGCATGGCGGTGGCCACCGCGATGACCAGCGCCCGGCGCGGCACGCCCATCTCCCGGCCGGCCCGCACGATCTGGGTGGCGTTGTCCATCTGGGCGCGGGTCAGGCCGGCGACCGGAACGATCCGCCGCGGCTTCGGCTTCGGCTTGGCCTTCGGCTTCGCCTTGGCCGTGACGGTCGGGGAAGGGGTGGCGCTCGGTGTGGTCGGCGCGGTGCTCGGGCGGGCCATGCCGCGCGAGGCGGCGTCCACCGCCGCCCGCTCGGCGGCCTCGGCGGTGGGGGCCGGGGACGCGGCGCGCTCGGGGGCGCCGAAGCCCACCTGGCTGACGCCGACCAGGCCGAGGCAGCAGGCCGCGCCGGTGGCGACCGCGAGCCTGGTCCGGCCGGGCCGGGGGGCCACGGGGGTGCGCAGGGCCCGGAAACGGGTACGCCAGCTGCCGGTGGCCTCCGGCGGACAAGCGGTTGTCGGATCGGTCGAGGGGGTATCGTCCGAACGGTCAGCCGGGCGGCCGGGGCCGTTCGGGTCGTCGAGGGTGCCGTCGTCACGCATCCGACGAGGCTAGGCAGGGCAAACCGGGATCACCCAGGCCTAATGGGTGGCCCTCGCCACACTTTGGTCCGGACCTGCCCGACATTGCCCCACACCACGCCTGGAGCAGGGTCAGAACCGGCGAACCGGACCAACCTCCGGTCCGCCGAGAGCCCGGGCGGCGCGGGCAGGAACCTCGCAGCCGCCCACCTCCCGGCCGATGATCCACTAACTCGTCCGTTCGGACGATACGGCGGTGGGCCGGCCGATCCGGGGCGTGGCCGAATTGTGATCACCAAACGGGCAGCGGACCGGTCCGTAACGGAATGGACCACACCCCCCGGTACGTTGGCCGAACCGGGGGCGCCGTGCGCACGGCGCTTCCGTACGCGTCGACAGGGAGGACCCCACCGGTGCTCGACCCACACGAGCTCTACGAACTCACCGACGAGCTGCCCGACCTCGGCCAGCCGGTGCTGATCCAGGCGCTCACCGGCTTCGTCGACGCCGGCAGCGCCTCCCGGCTGGCCCGGGAGCAGCTGCTCACCTCGCTGGACACCCGGGTGATCGCCCGCTTCGACGTCGACCAGCTCTTCGACTACCGCTCCCGCCGGCCTGTGATGACCTTCGTCGAGGACCACTGGGCCGACTACGACGCCCCGGCGCTGGAGCTGCACCTGCTGCACGACGACGACGAGACGCCGTTCCTCCTGCTCACCGGCCCCGAGCCGGACCTGCAGTGGGAGCGCTTCGTGGCCGCCGTCGCCGGCCTGTCGGCCCGCCTCGACGTCCGGCTCACGGTCGGGCTCAACTCGATCCCGATGGCCGTACCGCACACCCGGCCCAGCGGCGTCACCGCGCACGCCACCCGGCCGGAGCTGATCTCCGGACACGAGCCGTGGTTGCAGAAGGTGCAGGTACCGGCCAGCGTCGGCCACCTGCTGGAATACCGCCTCGGTGAGCAGGGCCGCGACGCCCTCGGCTTCGCCGCGCACGTGCCGCACTACGTCGCCCAGACCGAGTACCCGGCCGCCGCCGAGGCGCTGCTCGCCGCCGTGTCCCGGGGCACCGGCCTGCTGCTGCCCCGCGACGGCCTGCGGACCGCCGCCGAGGTGGTCCGGGTGGAGATCGACCGCCAGGTCGCCCAGACCGAGGAGGCCGCCACGCTGGTCCAGGCCCTCGAGGAGCAGTACGACACGTTCGCCCGGGGGCGCGGCGAGAAGAGCCTGCTCGCCGCCGAGACCGGGCCGCTGCCCACGGCCGACGAGCTGGGCGCCGAGCTGGAGCGCTTCCTCGCCGAGCAGACCCACCCGGGCGACACCCCGGAGCGCTGACCCGGCGGGGCGGCCGGGGATGCGGCAGGCTGGGGACATGCGCCTGGCGACCTGGAACGTCAACTCGGTGAAGGCCCGCCTGCCCCGGCTGCTCGACTGGCTGGCCACCACGAAGCCCGACGTCGTCTGCCTGCAGGAGACGAAGTGCCCGGACGGGGCGTTCCCCGTCGCCGAGGTGGGCGAGCTGGGCTACGAGGTGGCCAGCCACAGCGACGGCCGGTGGAACGGGGTGGCCGTGCTGTCCCGGGTCGGGCTGGCCGACGTGGCGGTCGGGTTCCCCGGCGAGCCCGGCTTCCCCGAGCCGGAGGCCCGGGCCATCTCCGCCACCTGCGACGGCCTGCGGGTCTGGTCGGTGTACGTGCCCAACGGCCGCACCCCGGACGACCCGCACTACACGTACAAGCTGGCCTGGTTCGCCGCGCTGCGCGACGCCCTGGAGGCGGAGGTGGCCGCCGCCCTCCCGCTCGCCGTCTGCGGCGACTTCAACGTCGCCCCGACCGACGCCGACGTGTGGGACCCGGCCCTGTTCGCCACCTCCACCCACGTCACGCCGGCCGAGCGGGCCGCCCTGGCGGCGCTACGCGACCTGGGCCTGGAGGACGTGGTGCCGACCCCGATGAAGGGCCCGCACCCGTTCACCTACTGGGACTACCGGGCCGGGATGTTCCACCAGAACAAGGGCATGCGGATCGACCTGGTGTACGCGACCGCGCCGTTCGCCCGCGCGGTCCGCTCGGCGTACGTGGACCGGGAGGCCCGTAAGGGCAAGGGCCCCTCCGACCACGCCCCGATCGTGGTCGACGCCGACCTGGTGCCCGCGGTCGAGGCGTTCTGACCGGCGGGCCGCTCGCTAGGGTGGACGCATGGCAGTCGTGAAGATCAACGCGATCGACGTCCCGCCGGGCGCCGGCGCGGAGCTGGAGAAGCGGTTCGCGGCCCGGGCCGGCGCGGTGGAGAACTCCCCCGGTTTCCTGGGCTTCGAGCTGCTGCGCCCGGTGGCCGGGGAGAGCCGCTACTTCGTCTACACCAGGTGGGAGACGGAGGAGGACTACCAGGCCTGGGCCCAGGGACCGGCGCGGGCCGCGCACGCCGCCCCCGAGGGCGCCGAGCCCCGCAAGCCGGTCGCCACCGGCGCCACCCTCCTGGAGTTCGAGGTCGTCCACCAGGTCCCCCCGACCCCCTGACCCACCCAGGTCCCCCGGCCTGGCGGACCCAGCACCTCCCGGCCTCATCACGTCTCCGAGGCGCAGCGACAACCGCTCCGGCTCCGGCTCCGGCTCCGGCTCCGGCTCCACATCAGGCTGCGCCGACGGTTCGACTCCGTGGTGATATACCGCCTGGTCATAAATATGACTCAGCGGTATATCGCGCTCGGTCACACCGTCGTCCCGCCGGGAAACCGCTGCGGGTGGCGAGGCGGTCAGGGAACGCGGGAGGCGAAGACGATCACGTTGTCCTCGTAGCCGGTGCGGCCGCCGACCCACTCCCCGCCGCAGGTGATCAGGCGCAACTCCGACGGGCCCGAGTCGCCGTACACGCGGGCGGCCGGCAGGTTCGCCTTGTCGAAGTACTCGACGCTGTCGACCTTGAAGGTCACCACCGTGCGGTCCGACCGGGTCACCTGGATCCGGGCGCCCGGCTTCAGGCTGTGCAGCCGGTAGAACACGGCCGGACCGCTCTTGGTGTCGACGTGACCGACGATGATCGCCCGGCCCGGCTCGCCCGGGACCGCGCCCCGGTCGTACCAGCCGGTCTGGTTGTGCTCGGTCAGCGGCGGCACGTCCACCGAACCGTCCCGCGCCTGGCCGACCGGGGTGACCGGCGCGGTGACCTTGATGGCCGGCACGGCCAGGCGGACCGGCAGGCTGGCCGGTTTCCGGACCGGCGCCGGCGCGGGCGGCGGTTGGCTCGAC
Encoded here:
- a CDS encoding EcsC family protein, with the protein product MTDPAPVDGQHNAAPGPPVDAPEAPPAPLWDRMREDPQYAPEHLALEAVRRLGPEAAQWAARERALRPDVPAEHLADQAVRRFVNHARLSGAVSGAAGLPGAVIDVGVLAWTQARLVLHVAAAYGADPTHTDRATDLLVLQRVHKVAATARLALGVAAGRERAGALFGSAGDRALGRVMLQLGVRLARMAGVRAAKRMFAKVVPGAAIVLGTWANSSATRELADRARALYRDAGPRQLPGPRQP
- a CDS encoding peptidase M23 encodes the protein MRDDGTLDDPNGPGRPADRSDDTPSTDPTTACPPEATGSWRTRFRALRTPVAPRPGRTRLAVATGAACCLGLVGVSQVGFGAPERAASPAPTAEAAERAAVDAASRGMARPSTAPTTPSATPSPTVTAKAKPKAKPKPKPRRIVPVAGLTRAQMDNATQIVRAGREMGVPRRALVIAVATAMQESTLLNYASGVLPESQEYPHQAIGWDHDSVGLFQQRPSSGWGTVAELMDPEYATKAFLSALEEIPGWQDLPLSVAAQAVQISAFPDAYAQHEWRAGEVVAEILG
- a CDS encoding proteasome assembly chaperone family protein, with the protein product MLDPHELYELTDELPDLGQPVLIQALTGFVDAGSASRLAREQLLTSLDTRVIARFDVDQLFDYRSRRPVMTFVEDHWADYDAPALELHLLHDDDETPFLLLTGPEPDLQWERFVAAVAGLSARLDVRLTVGLNSIPMAVPHTRPSGVTAHATRPELISGHEPWLQKVQVPASVGHLLEYRLGEQGRDALGFAAHVPHYVAQTEYPAAAEALLAAVSRGTGLLLPRDGLRTAAEVVRVEIDRQVAQTEEAATLVQALEEQYDTFARGRGEKSLLAAETGPLPTADELGAELERFLAEQTHPGDTPER
- a CDS encoding exodeoxyribonuclease III, whose amino-acid sequence is MRLATWNVNSVKARLPRLLDWLATTKPDVVCLQETKCPDGAFPVAEVGELGYEVASHSDGRWNGVAVLSRVGLADVAVGFPGEPGFPEPEARAISATCDGLRVWSVYVPNGRTPDDPHYTYKLAWFAALRDALEAEVAAALPLAVCGDFNVAPTDADVWDPALFATSTHVTPAERAALAALRDLGLEDVVPTPMKGPHPFTYWDYRAGMFHQNKGMRIDLVYATAPFARAVRSAYVDREARKGKGPSDHAPIVVDADLVPAVEAF
- a CDS encoding antibiotic biosynthesis monooxygenase family protein; this translates as MAVVKINAIDVPPGAGAELEKRFAARAGAVENSPGFLGFELLRPVAGESRYFVYTRWETEEDYQAWAQGPARAAHAAPEGAEPRKPVATGATLLEFEVVHQVPPTP